AACATTTCTGAGGATTTGTGTTGAGATTGTAGTAATTGTCGCGGTACCGCGTCACATATGAACCCGGAAGTGAACGTCATGTGGCAACGAAAGTACGTATGTTGTTAGTTCCCTGAAAATGGTGTACGTGTCGAACGGTGAGTGTTTTATATCTTTTAACGATTTTACCCTATACATAATGTCTCTATCCCATAGTATGCCTTGGGACTTTAATTGAAAAGTGTTTTACCGTTTAATGTATGGGGGCGAGTCGGAAGTTTGACAGTTAGCGTTTATAGCCGCTAACCAGCGTGTTTGCTAACTTCCCCTGCTtctcaaaaacaacaacaaatatttcGTGGTTTTTAACATTAATTTGCCAGCCAGTGTATATTTTCTCTGTGTTTTATGTCCATCGTTTCGGCCATTGGTTTGAGTCGCCTCATTCGGGCGTTGATCGAATTGGATTTATGTCAAGATGCACATTTTCAACATGTATTCAATTAGAATATTAACATCTCCAACATGAGTtccaacatttgttttttggaaGATTCACGAGACCTCAATTGAATCACTCCACATTGCCTGTGTGTCCGGACATGGGGAATAACACTCTGTAGTGTATCACACTATATTCTTATTCAACATCACCTGGACCCTCTTTTTGCCAGGTCAAGTTCTGGACAGCCGGAGCCAGTCACCATGGCGACTGTCTTTAGTGGTTGACCTCTTCTGGGGAGCTGTGGAGTTTTTTGGCCTGTTGTAAGTCAATTTATGAGCCCTTTCATAAATAATTAGTATCCATATTGCTATACTGTTGATGTAACCCATCCGTAAAGAGTCCATTACTTAGAATGAAACCATTTGCATTTCATAGTCTctaaaataatttataaatTGTATATTTGCTTTTGTTCTAGTACAAAaacagttgactttttttttttttcttctccccaccAGTTTTAAAACAATAATTGACCCAGACCTGACA
This region of Syngnathus typhle isolate RoL2023-S1 ecotype Sweden linkage group LG2, RoL_Styp_1.0, whole genome shotgun sequence genomic DNA includes:
- the selenok gene encoding selenoprotein K, yielding MVYVSNGQVLDSRSQSPWRLSLVVDLFWGAVEFFGLFFKTIIDPDLTKDGHSSSSRFSDGRGPPGPPGGRRRFGRINVGGGPTPPPMGGGGUGR